The Chlorocebus sabaeus isolate Y175 chromosome 6, mChlSab1.0.hap1, whole genome shotgun sequence genome has a segment encoding these proteins:
- the OSCAR gene encoding osteoclast-associated immunoglobulin-like receptor isoform X2, with protein sequence MTQSPTGPHLDPLFPKQRSGSGFLMFPHFLGGERMQPSPDSSSSRYLPTMALVLILQLLTLWPLCHTDITPSVPPALYPKPWLGAQPATVVTPGVNVTLRCRAPQPAWRFGLFKLGEIGPPLFRDVSSELAEFFLEEVTPAQGGSYHCCYRRPDWRPGVWSQPSDPLELLVTEQLPRPSLVALPGPVVAPGANVSLRCAGRLRNMSFVLYREGVAAPLQYRDSAQPWADFPLLGARAPGTYSCYYHTPSAPYVLSQRSEALVISWEGEGPAAVPPPSDPGVQAPVPPPSDPGVQAPSPSSLRPRSPGPRPLLPQTQESRPPAPPPSDPGIQAPSPSFLVPGVETSIDSPSTLRLRSQVPKSTPGLETWSSGPRLRGPGADGPPLPALPADSSSSDYTRGNLVRLGLAGLVLISLGALVTFDWRSQNRAPAGVRP encoded by the exons ATGACACAGTCACCCACAGGCCCCCACCTCGATCCTCTCTTCCCTAAACAACGATCTGGGTCTGGctttctgatgtttcctcatttcctgggaggggagaggatgCAACCAAGCCCTGATTCCAGCTCCAGCAGATATCTGCCTACCATGGCCCTGGTGCTGATCCTCCAGCTGCTGACCCTCT GGCCTCTGTGTCACACGGACATTACTCCATCTG TCCCCCCAGCTTTATACCCCAAGCCATGGCTGGGAGCTCAGCCGGCTACAGTTGTGACCCCTGGGGTCAATGTGACCTTGAGGTGCCGGGCACCCCAACCCGCCTGGAGATTTGGACTTTTCAAGCTTGGAGAGATCGGTCCCCCTCTCTTCCGGGATGTGTCCTCCGAGCTGGCAGAATTCTTTCTGGAGGAGGTGACTCCAGCCCAAGGGGGAAGTTACCACTGCTGCTACCGGAGGCCAGACTGGAGGCCGGGTGTCTGGTCCCAGCCCAGCGATCCCCTGGAGCTGCTGGTGACAG AGCAGCTGCCGCGGCCGTCACTGGTGGCGCTGCCTGGGCCGGTGGTGGCTCCCGGCGCCAACGTAAGCCTGCGCTGCGCCGGCCGCCTGCGGAACATGAGCTTCGTGCTGTACCGCGAGGGCGTGGCGGCCCCGCTGCAGTACCGCGACTCCGCGCAGCCCTGGGCTGACTTCCCGCTGCTGGGCGCCCGCGCTCCCGGCACCTACAGCTGCTACTACCACACGCCCTCCGCGCCCTACGTGCTGTCGCAGCGCAGCGAGGCGCTGGTCATCAGCTGGGAAGGTGAGGGCCCTGCCGCCG tccctcctccctcagacccaggagtccaggccccagtccctcctccctcagacccaggagtccaggcccccagcccctcctccctcagacccaggagtccaggcccccggcccctcctccctcagacccaggagtccaggcccccggcccctcctccctcagacccaggaatcCAGGCCCCCAGTCCCTCCTTCCTGGTCCCAGGAGTTGAAACCTCCATCGACTCCCCCTCAACTTTGAGACTGAGGAGTCAGGTCCCCAAGTCCACCCCAGGGCTGGAAACCTGGAGTTCAGGTCCCAGACTTCGGGGTCCGGGAGCTGACGGCCCGCCTCTCCCGGCTCTGCCCGCAGACTCTAGCTCCTCCGACTACACTCGGGGGAATCTTGTCCGCCTGGGGCTGGCCGGTCTGGTCCTCATCTCCCTGGGCGCACTGGTCACTTTTGACTGGCGCAGCCAGAACCGCGCTCCTGCTGGTGTCCGCCCTTGA
- the TARM1 gene encoding LOW QUALITY PROTEIN: T-cell-interacting, activating receptor on myeloid cells protein 1 (The sequence of the model RefSeq protein was modified relative to this genomic sequence to represent the inferred CDS: deleted 1 base in 1 codon), protein MISKLLSLLCFRLCMGQGDTRGDGSLPKPSLSAWPSSVVPADSNVTLRCWTPTRGVSFVLRKGGIILESPKPLDSTEGPAEFHLNNLKIRNAGEYTCEYYRKASPHIPSQRSDVLLLLVTGHLSKPFLQTYQRGTVTVGGRVTLQCWQPDQLFLPIMFALLKAGTSSAIQLRSPAGKETDFFLEDVTAGDAGNYSCMYYQTKSPFWASERSDWLEILVTVPPGTTSSNYTLGNFIRLGLAAIILIIMGAFLVEAWHSRKVSPGGLSETFKPE, encoded by the exons ATGATCTCTAAGCTGCTTTCCCTCCTCTGTTTCA GACTGTGCATGGGCCAAGGAGACACAAGGGGAGATG GGTCACTGCCCAAGCCGTCCCTCAGTGCCTGGCCCAGCTCGGTGGTCCCTGCCGACAGCAATGTGACGCTGCGATGCTGGACGCCTACCAGAGGCGTGAGCTTTGTTCTCAGGAAGGGAGGAATTATTCTGGAGTCTCCGAAGCCCCTTGATTCGACAGAGGGCCCGGCcgaatttcacctcaataatcTAAAAATCAGAAATGCTGGAGAGTACACCTGCGAATACTACAGAAAAGCGTCCCCCCACATCCCTTCACAGCGCAGTGACGTCCTTCTGCTGTTGGTGACAG GACATTTATCTAAACCTTTCCTCCAAACCTACCAAAGGGGTACGGTGACCGTAGGTGGAAGGGTGACTCTGCAGTGCTGGCAGCCGGACCAGCTGTTTCTGCCTATCATGTTTGCTCTACTGAAGGCAGGGACATCATCTGCCATCCAGCTGCGGAGTCCAGCGGGGAAGGAGACGGACTTCTTCCTGGAGGACGTGACAGCCGGCGACGCTGGGAACTACAGCTGCATGTACTACCAGACAAAGTCTCCCTTCTGGGCCTCAGAACGCAGTGATTGGCTTGAGATATTGGTGACAG TTCCCCCAGGTACCACGTCAAGCAACTACACCCTGGGTAACTTCATACGACTGGGTCTGGCTGCCATAATTTTGATTATCATGGGAGCTTTCCTGGTGGAGGCCTGGCACAGCCGAAAGGTGTCTCCAGGTGGA CTGTCAGAGACCttcaaaccagagtga
- the OSCAR gene encoding osteoclast-associated immunoglobulin-like receptor isoform X1, which translates to MTQSPTGPHLDPLFPKQRSGSGFLMFPHFLGGERMQPSPDSSSSRYLPTMALVLILQLLTLWPLCHTDITPSVPPALYPKPWLGAQPATVVTPGVNVTLRCRAPQPAWRFGLFKLGEIGPPLFRDVSSELAEFFLEEVTPAQGGSYHCCYRRPDWRPGVWSQPSDPLELLVTEQLPRPSLVALPGPVVAPGANVSLRCAGRLRNMSFVLYREGVAAPLQYRDSAQPWADFPLLGARAPGTYSCYYHTPSAPYVLSQRSEALVISWEDSSSSDYTRGNLVRLGLAGLVLISLGALVTFDWRSQNRAPAGVRP; encoded by the exons ATGACACAGTCACCCACAGGCCCCCACCTCGATCCTCTCTTCCCTAAACAACGATCTGGGTCTGGctttctgatgtttcctcatttcctgggaggggagaggatgCAACCAAGCCCTGATTCCAGCTCCAGCAGATATCTGCCTACCATGGCCCTGGTGCTGATCCTCCAGCTGCTGACCCTCT GGCCTCTGTGTCACACGGACATTACTCCATCTG TCCCCCCAGCTTTATACCCCAAGCCATGGCTGGGAGCTCAGCCGGCTACAGTTGTGACCCCTGGGGTCAATGTGACCTTGAGGTGCCGGGCACCCCAACCCGCCTGGAGATTTGGACTTTTCAAGCTTGGAGAGATCGGTCCCCCTCTCTTCCGGGATGTGTCCTCCGAGCTGGCAGAATTCTTTCTGGAGGAGGTGACTCCAGCCCAAGGGGGAAGTTACCACTGCTGCTACCGGAGGCCAGACTGGAGGCCGGGTGTCTGGTCCCAGCCCAGCGATCCCCTGGAGCTGCTGGTGACAG AGCAGCTGCCGCGGCCGTCACTGGTGGCGCTGCCTGGGCCGGTGGTGGCTCCCGGCGCCAACGTAAGCCTGCGCTGCGCCGGCCGCCTGCGGAACATGAGCTTCGTGCTGTACCGCGAGGGCGTGGCGGCCCCGCTGCAGTACCGCGACTCCGCGCAGCCCTGGGCTGACTTCCCGCTGCTGGGCGCCCGCGCTCCCGGCACCTACAGCTGCTACTACCACACGCCCTCCGCGCCCTACGTGCTGTCGCAGCGCAGCGAGGCGCTGGTCATCAGCTGGGAAG ACTCTAGCTCCTCCGACTACACTCGGGGGAATCTTGTCCGCCTGGGGCTGGCCGGTCTGGTCCTCATCTCCCTGGGCGCACTGGTCACTTTTGACTGGCGCAGCCAGAACCGCGCTCCTGCTGGTGTCCGCCCTTGA
- the NDUFA3 gene encoding NADH dehydrogenase [ubiquinone] 1 alpha subcomplex subunit 3 has protein sequence MAARLGAFLKNVWDKEPVLVASFVIGGIAIIMPAFSPYVKYSIMINKATPYNYPVPVRDDGNMPDVPSHPQDPQGPSLEWLKKL, from the exons ATGGCTGCCA GACTCGGCGCCTTCCTCAAGAATGTCTGGGACAAGGAGCCAGTGCTGGTCGCGTCCTTCGTCATCGGGGGCATCG CTATAATTATGCCCGCATTCAGCCCCTACGTCAAGTACTCCATCATGATCAACAAGGCCACGCCCTACAACTACCCAG TGCCCGTCCGTGATGATGGGAACATGCCGGACGTGCCCAGCCACCCCCAGGACCCTCAGGGCCCCAGCCTGGAGTGGCTGAAGAAACTGTGA